The following coding sequences are from one Kosakonia sp. H02 window:
- the yciA gene encoding acyl-CoA thioester hydrolase YciA: MTTPSVAPQGELVLRTLAMPADTNANGDIFGGWLMSQMDMGGAIQAKEIAHGRVVTVRVDGMTFHRPVAVGDVVCCYASCVKRGNTSITINVEVWVKKVMSEPIGQRYKATEALFIYVAVDNDGKPRPLPSQP, from the coding sequence ATGACTACTCCGTCAGTTGCGCCTCAGGGCGAACTTGTTTTACGCACATTAGCAATGCCAGCAGATACCAACGCCAACGGTGATATTTTCGGCGGCTGGTTAATGTCTCAAATGGATATGGGCGGTGCTATTCAGGCCAAAGAAATCGCCCATGGTCGGGTGGTCACGGTTCGGGTGGATGGCATGACGTTTCACCGCCCGGTCGCCGTCGGCGACGTGGTGTGCTGCTACGCCAGCTGTGTGAAGCGCGGGAATACTTCCATTACTATCAATGTCGAAGTGTGGGTGAAAAAAGTCATGTCTGAGCCGATTGGTCAACGCTATAAGGCCACAGAAGCACTCTTTATTTATGTAGCCGTGGATAACGACGGGAAACCGCGTCCGCTGCCATCGCAGCCGTAA
- the tonB gene encoding TonB system transport protein TonB, with translation MTSMTLDLPRRFPWPTLLSVAIHGAVVAGLLYTSVHQVVELPAPAQPISITMVAPADLEPPQVVQPPEPVVEPEPEPEPIPEPPKEAPVVIEKPKPKPKPKPKPVKKVEQPKREAKPVEPRPASPFENNTPARTVANPTPSPASKPAPSVPTGPRALSRNQPQYPPRAQALRIEGRVKVKFDVTPDGRVENVEILSAQPSNMFEREVKAAMRKWRYEPGKPGSGLIVNVVFRLNGGTTME, from the coding sequence ATGACTTCAATGACCCTTGATTTACCTCGCCGCTTTCCCTGGCCGACGCTGTTGTCCGTCGCCATTCACGGAGCCGTGGTGGCGGGTCTGCTTTATACGTCGGTACATCAGGTTGTTGAACTGCCCGCACCCGCACAGCCTATTTCTATCACCATGGTTGCGCCTGCCGATCTTGAGCCGCCGCAGGTGGTCCAGCCGCCGGAACCGGTTGTCGAACCGGAACCCGAGCCGGAGCCTATTCCCGAGCCGCCGAAAGAAGCGCCCGTGGTGATTGAAAAACCCAAACCAAAGCCGAAACCGAAGCCAAAACCGGTGAAAAAAGTTGAGCAACCGAAGCGTGAAGCAAAACCGGTTGAACCGCGCCCGGCCTCGCCGTTCGAAAACAATACGCCTGCGCGCACGGTGGCAAACCCAACGCCGTCGCCCGCCAGCAAGCCCGCACCGTCTGTTCCGACCGGCCCGCGCGCGTTAAGCCGCAACCAGCCGCAGTATCCGCCGCGTGCGCAGGCGCTGCGCATTGAAGGTCGGGTAAAAGTGAAATTTGATGTGACCCCGGATGGCCGTGTGGAAAACGTCGAGATCCTCTCCGCGCAACCGTCGAACATGTTTGAGCGTGAAGTGAAAGCCGCCATGCGCAAATGGCGCTACGAACCCGGCAAGCCGGGCTCAGGGCTGATAGTGAACGTGGTCTTCCGCCTGAATGGCGGCACGACAATGGAATAA